From a single Ciconia boyciana chromosome 6, ASM3463844v1, whole genome shotgun sequence genomic region:
- the CTNND1 gene encoding catenin delta-1 isoform X4, translating into MDDSEVESTASILASVKEQEAQFEKLTRALEEERRHVSAQLERVRVSPQDAGPGLANGTLTRRHQNGRFLGDADLERQKYPDLKLNGPQDHSHLLYSTIPRMQDPGQIVEETYTMEEDPEGAMSVVSVETSDDGTTRRTETTVKKVVKTVTTRTVQQVPVGPDGLPLETSPVTSNYVQTMDRNFRKNGNGGPGSYLSQPGTATLPRNYHYPDGYGRPYEDGYPGSDHSYGSLSRVTRIDERYRPSMDTYRAPSRQDIYGPQPQVRVGGSNMDLNHFHPEPYGLEDDQRSVGFEDVDYGLMSDYGTARRAGTPSDPRRRLRSYEDMLVDEVAPDRYYWAPLAQHERGSLASLDSLRKGGPAPGNWRQPELSEVIAMLSFRLDAVKSNAAAYLQHLCYRNDKVKTEVRKLKGIPVLVGLLDHPKKEVHYGACGALKNISFGKDQDNKIAIKNCDGVPALVRLLRKAHDMDLTEVITGTLWNLSSHDSIKMAIVDHALHALTDEVVIPRSGWEREPNEDSKPRHIEWESVLTNTAGCLRNVSSERSEARRKLRECDGLVDALIYIVQSEIGQKDSDSKLVENCVCLLRNLSYQVHREIPHAERYQETPLAPANSTGPHAASCFGAKKGKDEWFSRGKKLPEDPGADTVDFPKRTTPAKGYELLFQPEVVRIYISLLKESKTPAILEASAGAIQNLCAGSWTYGRYIRSALRQEKGLSAIADLLTHDSERVVKAASGALRNLAVDLRNKELIGKHAIPNLVKNLPGGQQTPAKNLSEDTVVSILNTINEVIVDNLEAAKKLRETQGIEKLVLINKSGNRSEREVRAAALVLQTVWGYKELRKPLEKEGWKKSDFQVNLSNASRTQGGNSFDDSTLPLIDRNQKTDKKSSREEIQMSNMGPDNYSTLNERDHSRTLDRSGDLGDMEPVKAAPLMKI; encoded by the exons ATGGACGACTCGGAAGTGGAGTCGACCGCCAGCATCCTTGCCTCTGTCAAGGAGCAGGAGGCACAGTTCGAGAAGCTGACCCGGGCGCTCGAGGAGGAACGGCGCCATGTCTCAGCCCAACTGGAACGAGTCCGGGTCTCCCCACAGGACGCCGGCCCGGGCTTGGCCAACGGCACGCTCACCCGGCGGCACCAG AACGGCCGTTTCTTGGGCGATGCTGACCTGGAACGGCAGAAGTATCCAGATCTGAAGCTCAACGGGCCACAG GACCACAGCCACCTCTTGTACAGCACAATCCCCAGGATGCAGGACCCGGGCCAGATTGTGGAGGAGACGTACACCATGGAGGAGGACCCAGAAGGGGCCATGTCGGTTGTGTCTGTGGAGACATCAGACGATGGGACAACCCGGCGTACAGAGACCACG GTGAAGAAAGTGGTGAAGACTGTGACCACCCGGACAGTGCAGCAGGTGCCGGTGGGGCCAGATGGGTTACCTTTGGAAACCTCCCCTGTCACCAGCAACTACGTCCAGACCATGGACAGGAACTTCCGCAAGAACGGCAACGGGGGCCCTGGCAGCTACCTGAGCCAGCCAGGCACGGCCACCCTCCCTCGTAACTACCACTACCCTGACGGCTACGGCCGCCCTTACGAGGACGGCTACCCGGGCAGCGATCACAGCTACGGCAGCCTGTCCCGTGTCACCCGCATCGACGAGCGCTACCGCCCCTCCATGGACACCTACCGGGCCCCCAGCCGTCAGGACATCTATGGTCCCCAGCCTCAGGTGCGTGTCGGGGGCAGCAACATGGACCTCAACCACTTCCACCCCGAGCCGTACGGTCTGGAGGATGACCAGCGCAGCGTGGGCTTTGAAGACGTGGACTACGGGCTTATGTCTGACTACGGCACGGCCAGGCGGGCAGGGACCCCGTCTGATCCTCGGCGGCGGCTCAG GAGTTATGAAGACATGCTGGTGGATGAAGTGGCCCCTGACCGGTACTACTGGGCCCCCCTGGCTCAGCACGAGCGGGGTAGCTTGGCTAGTCTGGACAGCCTGCGAAAGGGAGGTCCGGCCCCGGGCAACTGGCGCCAGCCAGAACTGTCGGAGGTAATAGCCATGCTGAGCTTCCGGCTGGACGCTGTCAAGTCCAACGCGGCCGCCTACCTGCAGCACCTCTGCTACCGTAACGACAAGGTGAAGACGGAGGTGCGCAAGCTGAAGGGCATTCCCGTGCTGGTGGGATTGCTAGACCACCCCAAGAAAGAGGTGCACTACGGTGCCTGTGGAGCCCTCAAGAACATCTCCTTCGGCAAGGACCAAGACAATAAGATTGCCATCAAGAACTGCGATGGGGTACCTGCTCTGGTGCGCCTGTTGCGGAAGGCCCATGACATGGACCTTACGGAGGTCATCACAG GAACACTGTGGAACCTGTCCTCGCACGACTCCATCAAGATGGCCATTGTGGATCATGCACTACATGCCCTGACTGATGAGGTTGTCATTCCCCGCTCGGGCTGGGAGCGGGAACCCAATGAGGACTCGAAACCCCGCCATATTGAGTGGGAGTCAGTGCTCACCAACACCGCTGGCTGCCTTAG GAACGTGAGCTCAGAGCGGAGCGAGGCCCGTCGGAAGCTGCGGGAATGTGATGGGCTGGTGGATGCCCTGATCTACATCGTCCAGTCTGAGATCGGCCAGAAGGACTCGGACAGCAAG CTGGTGGAGAACTGTGTGTGCCTGCTGAGAAACTTGTCCTACCAAGTCCACCGTGAGATCCCCCATGCCGAGCGCTACCAGGAGACACCTCTGGCCCCTGCCAACAGCACTGGGCCCCATGCTGCGAGCTGCTTTGGTGCCAAGAAGGGCAAAG ACGAATGGTTCTCCAGAG GTAAAAAGCTCCCAGAAGACCCTGGTGCCGATACAGTGGATTTTCCCAAAAGAACAACTCCAGCCAAAG GCTACGAGCTCCTCTTCCAGCCAGAAGTGGTCCGGATATACATCTCCCTTCTAAAGGAAAGCAAGACTCCAGCCATCCTAGAGGCTTCAGCAGGAGCCATTCAGAACCTGTGTGCTGGCAGTTGGACG TACGGCCGGTACATCCGCTCGGCACTGCGCCAGGAGAAGGGACTCTCTGCCATTGCTGACCTCCTGACCCACGACAGCGAGCGAGTGGTGAAAGCAGCATCTGGAGCCCTGCGCAACCTGGCTGTCGACTTGCGTAACAAAGAGCTGATAG gTAAACATGCCATCCCCAACCTCGTGAAGAACCTGCCTGGAGGCCAGCAGACCCCAGCCAAAAACCTCTCTGAGGACACAGTGGTGTCAATCCTCAACACCATCAATGAAGTAATTGTAGACAACCTTGAGGCAGCCAAGAAGCTGCGGGAAACACAGGGGATTGAGAAGTTGGTGCTGATCAACAAATCTGG GAACCGCTCAGAGAGAGAAGTCCGAGCAGCTGCCCTTGTCTTGCAGACAGTCTGGGGATATAAAGAGCTGCGGAAGCCCCTGGAGAAGGAAGGCTGGAAGAAGTCAGATTTCCAG GTGAACCTGAGCAATGCCTCTCGGACCCAGGGAGGCAACTCGTTTGATGACAGCACCTTGCCTCTCATCGACAGGAACCAAAAAACAG ACAAGAAATCCTCCCGGGAGGAGATCCAGATGAGCAACATGGGACCAG aCAACTATTCCACACTCAATGAGAGGGACCACAGCAGGACACTGGACAGATCTGGTGACCTCGGAGATATGGAGCCGGTGAAGGCAGCGCCGTTGATG AAGATCTAG
- the CTNND1 gene encoding catenin delta-1 isoform X2 — translation MDDSEVESTASILASVKEQEAQFEKLTRALEEERRHVSAQLERVRVSPQDAGPGLANGTLTRRHQNGRFLGDADLERQKYPDLKLNGPQDHSHLLYSTIPRMQDPGQIVEETYTMEEDPEGAMSVVSVETSDDGTTRRTETTVKKVVKTVTTRTVQQVPVGPDGLPLETSPVTSNYVQTMDRNFRKNGNGGPGSYLSQPGTATLPRNYHYPDGYGRPYEDGYPGSDHSYGSLSRVTRIDERYRPSMDTYRAPSRQDIYGPQPQVRVGGSNMDLNHFHPEPYGLEDDQRSVGFEDVDYGLMSDYGTARRAGTPSDPRRRLRSYEDMLVDEVAPDRYYWAPLAQHERGSLASLDSLRKGGPAPGNWRQPELSEVIAMLSFRLDAVKSNAAAYLQHLCYRNDKVKTEVRKLKGIPVLVGLLDHPKKEVHYGACGALKNISFGKDQDNKIAIKNCDGVPALVRLLRKAHDMDLTEVITGTLWNLSSHDSIKMAIVDHALHALTDEVVIPRSGWEREPNEDSKPRHIEWESVLTNTAGCLRNVSSERSEARRKLRECDGLVDALIYIVQSEIGQKDSDSKLVENCVCLLRNLSYQVHREIPHAERYQETPLAPANSTGPHAASCFGAKKGKGKKLPEDPGADTVDFPKRTTPAKGYELLFQPEVVRIYISLLKESKTPAILEASAGAIQNLCAGSWTYGRYIRSALRQEKGLSAIADLLTHDSERVVKAASGALRNLAVDLRNKELIGKHAIPNLVKNLPGGQQTPAKNLSEDTVVSILNTINEVIVDNLEAAKKLRETQGIEKLVLINKSGNRSEREVRAAALVLQTVWGYKELRKPLEKEGWKKSDFQVNLSNASRTQGGNSFDDSTLPLIDRNQKTDKKSSREEIQMSNMGPDNYSTLNERDHSRTLDRSGDLGDMEPVKAAPLMQEEGQESQPEVEEAEEDAAVFSPMLQKI, via the exons ATGGACGACTCGGAAGTGGAGTCGACCGCCAGCATCCTTGCCTCTGTCAAGGAGCAGGAGGCACAGTTCGAGAAGCTGACCCGGGCGCTCGAGGAGGAACGGCGCCATGTCTCAGCCCAACTGGAACGAGTCCGGGTCTCCCCACAGGACGCCGGCCCGGGCTTGGCCAACGGCACGCTCACCCGGCGGCACCAG AACGGCCGTTTCTTGGGCGATGCTGACCTGGAACGGCAGAAGTATCCAGATCTGAAGCTCAACGGGCCACAG GACCACAGCCACCTCTTGTACAGCACAATCCCCAGGATGCAGGACCCGGGCCAGATTGTGGAGGAGACGTACACCATGGAGGAGGACCCAGAAGGGGCCATGTCGGTTGTGTCTGTGGAGACATCAGACGATGGGACAACCCGGCGTACAGAGACCACG GTGAAGAAAGTGGTGAAGACTGTGACCACCCGGACAGTGCAGCAGGTGCCGGTGGGGCCAGATGGGTTACCTTTGGAAACCTCCCCTGTCACCAGCAACTACGTCCAGACCATGGACAGGAACTTCCGCAAGAACGGCAACGGGGGCCCTGGCAGCTACCTGAGCCAGCCAGGCACGGCCACCCTCCCTCGTAACTACCACTACCCTGACGGCTACGGCCGCCCTTACGAGGACGGCTACCCGGGCAGCGATCACAGCTACGGCAGCCTGTCCCGTGTCACCCGCATCGACGAGCGCTACCGCCCCTCCATGGACACCTACCGGGCCCCCAGCCGTCAGGACATCTATGGTCCCCAGCCTCAGGTGCGTGTCGGGGGCAGCAACATGGACCTCAACCACTTCCACCCCGAGCCGTACGGTCTGGAGGATGACCAGCGCAGCGTGGGCTTTGAAGACGTGGACTACGGGCTTATGTCTGACTACGGCACGGCCAGGCGGGCAGGGACCCCGTCTGATCCTCGGCGGCGGCTCAG GAGTTATGAAGACATGCTGGTGGATGAAGTGGCCCCTGACCGGTACTACTGGGCCCCCCTGGCTCAGCACGAGCGGGGTAGCTTGGCTAGTCTGGACAGCCTGCGAAAGGGAGGTCCGGCCCCGGGCAACTGGCGCCAGCCAGAACTGTCGGAGGTAATAGCCATGCTGAGCTTCCGGCTGGACGCTGTCAAGTCCAACGCGGCCGCCTACCTGCAGCACCTCTGCTACCGTAACGACAAGGTGAAGACGGAGGTGCGCAAGCTGAAGGGCATTCCCGTGCTGGTGGGATTGCTAGACCACCCCAAGAAAGAGGTGCACTACGGTGCCTGTGGAGCCCTCAAGAACATCTCCTTCGGCAAGGACCAAGACAATAAGATTGCCATCAAGAACTGCGATGGGGTACCTGCTCTGGTGCGCCTGTTGCGGAAGGCCCATGACATGGACCTTACGGAGGTCATCACAG GAACACTGTGGAACCTGTCCTCGCACGACTCCATCAAGATGGCCATTGTGGATCATGCACTACATGCCCTGACTGATGAGGTTGTCATTCCCCGCTCGGGCTGGGAGCGGGAACCCAATGAGGACTCGAAACCCCGCCATATTGAGTGGGAGTCAGTGCTCACCAACACCGCTGGCTGCCTTAG GAACGTGAGCTCAGAGCGGAGCGAGGCCCGTCGGAAGCTGCGGGAATGTGATGGGCTGGTGGATGCCCTGATCTACATCGTCCAGTCTGAGATCGGCCAGAAGGACTCGGACAGCAAG CTGGTGGAGAACTGTGTGTGCCTGCTGAGAAACTTGTCCTACCAAGTCCACCGTGAGATCCCCCATGCCGAGCGCTACCAGGAGACACCTCTGGCCCCTGCCAACAGCACTGGGCCCCATGCTGCGAGCTGCTTTGGTGCCAAGAAGGGCAAAG GTAAAAAGCTCCCAGAAGACCCTGGTGCCGATACAGTGGATTTTCCCAAAAGAACAACTCCAGCCAAAG GCTACGAGCTCCTCTTCCAGCCAGAAGTGGTCCGGATATACATCTCCCTTCTAAAGGAAAGCAAGACTCCAGCCATCCTAGAGGCTTCAGCAGGAGCCATTCAGAACCTGTGTGCTGGCAGTTGGACG TACGGCCGGTACATCCGCTCGGCACTGCGCCAGGAGAAGGGACTCTCTGCCATTGCTGACCTCCTGACCCACGACAGCGAGCGAGTGGTGAAAGCAGCATCTGGAGCCCTGCGCAACCTGGCTGTCGACTTGCGTAACAAAGAGCTGATAG gTAAACATGCCATCCCCAACCTCGTGAAGAACCTGCCTGGAGGCCAGCAGACCCCAGCCAAAAACCTCTCTGAGGACACAGTGGTGTCAATCCTCAACACCATCAATGAAGTAATTGTAGACAACCTTGAGGCAGCCAAGAAGCTGCGGGAAACACAGGGGATTGAGAAGTTGGTGCTGATCAACAAATCTGG GAACCGCTCAGAGAGAGAAGTCCGAGCAGCTGCCCTTGTCTTGCAGACAGTCTGGGGATATAAAGAGCTGCGGAAGCCCCTGGAGAAGGAAGGCTGGAAGAAGTCAGATTTCCAG GTGAACCTGAGCAATGCCTCTCGGACCCAGGGAGGCAACTCGTTTGATGACAGCACCTTGCCTCTCATCGACAGGAACCAAAAAACAG ACAAGAAATCCTCCCGGGAGGAGATCCAGATGAGCAACATGGGACCAG aCAACTATTCCACACTCAATGAGAGGGACCACAGCAGGACACTGGACAGATCTGGTGACCTCGGAGATATGGAGCCGGTGAAGGCAGCGCCGTTGATG caggaggaggggcaGGAATCGCAGCCTGAGGtagaggaggcggaggaggatGCTGCCGTGTTTTCCCCCATGTTG CAGAAGATCTAG
- the CTNND1 gene encoding catenin delta-1 isoform X3: protein MDDSEVESTASILASVKEQEAQFEKLTRALEEERRHVSAQLERVRVSPQDAGPGLANGTLTRRHQNGRFLGDADLERQKYPDLKLNGPQDHSHLLYSTIPRMQDPGQIVEETYTMEEDPEGAMSVVSVETSDDGTTRRTETTVKKVVKTVTTRTVQQVPVGPDGLPLETSPVTSNYVQTMDRNFRKNGNGGPGSYLSQPGTATLPRNYHYPDGYGRPYEDGYPGSDHSYGSLSRVTRIDERYRPSMDTYRAPSRQDIYGPQPQVRVGGSNMDLNHFHPEPYGLEDDQRSVGFEDVDYGLMSDYGTARRAGTPSDPRRRLRSYEDMLVDEVAPDRYYWAPLAQHERGSLASLDSLRKGGPAPGNWRQPELSEVIAMLSFRLDAVKSNAAAYLQHLCYRNDKVKTEVRKLKGIPVLVGLLDHPKKEVHYGACGALKNISFGKDQDNKIAIKNCDGVPALVRLLRKAHDMDLTEVITGTLWNLSSHDSIKMAIVDHALHALTDEVVIPRSGWEREPNEDSKPRHIEWESVLTNTAGCLRNVSSERSEARRKLRECDGLVDALIYIVQSEIGQKDSDSKLVENCVCLLRNLSYQVHREIPHAERYQETPLAPANSTGPHAASCFGAKKGKDEWFSRGKKLPEDPGADTVDFPKRTTPAKGYELLFQPEVVRIYISLLKESKTPAILEASAGAIQNLCAGSWTYGRYIRSALRQEKGLSAIADLLTHDSERVVKAASGALRNLAVDLRNKELIGKHAIPNLVKNLPGGQQTPAKNLSEDTVVSILNTINEVIVDNLEAAKKLRETQGIEKLVLINKSGNRSEREVRAAALVLQTVWGYKELRKPLEKEGWKKSDFQVNLSNASRTQGGNSFDDSTLPLIDRNQKTDKKSSREEIQMSNMGPDNYSTLNERDHSRTLDRSGDLGDMEPVKAAPLMQKI, encoded by the exons ATGGACGACTCGGAAGTGGAGTCGACCGCCAGCATCCTTGCCTCTGTCAAGGAGCAGGAGGCACAGTTCGAGAAGCTGACCCGGGCGCTCGAGGAGGAACGGCGCCATGTCTCAGCCCAACTGGAACGAGTCCGGGTCTCCCCACAGGACGCCGGCCCGGGCTTGGCCAACGGCACGCTCACCCGGCGGCACCAG AACGGCCGTTTCTTGGGCGATGCTGACCTGGAACGGCAGAAGTATCCAGATCTGAAGCTCAACGGGCCACAG GACCACAGCCACCTCTTGTACAGCACAATCCCCAGGATGCAGGACCCGGGCCAGATTGTGGAGGAGACGTACACCATGGAGGAGGACCCAGAAGGGGCCATGTCGGTTGTGTCTGTGGAGACATCAGACGATGGGACAACCCGGCGTACAGAGACCACG GTGAAGAAAGTGGTGAAGACTGTGACCACCCGGACAGTGCAGCAGGTGCCGGTGGGGCCAGATGGGTTACCTTTGGAAACCTCCCCTGTCACCAGCAACTACGTCCAGACCATGGACAGGAACTTCCGCAAGAACGGCAACGGGGGCCCTGGCAGCTACCTGAGCCAGCCAGGCACGGCCACCCTCCCTCGTAACTACCACTACCCTGACGGCTACGGCCGCCCTTACGAGGACGGCTACCCGGGCAGCGATCACAGCTACGGCAGCCTGTCCCGTGTCACCCGCATCGACGAGCGCTACCGCCCCTCCATGGACACCTACCGGGCCCCCAGCCGTCAGGACATCTATGGTCCCCAGCCTCAGGTGCGTGTCGGGGGCAGCAACATGGACCTCAACCACTTCCACCCCGAGCCGTACGGTCTGGAGGATGACCAGCGCAGCGTGGGCTTTGAAGACGTGGACTACGGGCTTATGTCTGACTACGGCACGGCCAGGCGGGCAGGGACCCCGTCTGATCCTCGGCGGCGGCTCAG GAGTTATGAAGACATGCTGGTGGATGAAGTGGCCCCTGACCGGTACTACTGGGCCCCCCTGGCTCAGCACGAGCGGGGTAGCTTGGCTAGTCTGGACAGCCTGCGAAAGGGAGGTCCGGCCCCGGGCAACTGGCGCCAGCCAGAACTGTCGGAGGTAATAGCCATGCTGAGCTTCCGGCTGGACGCTGTCAAGTCCAACGCGGCCGCCTACCTGCAGCACCTCTGCTACCGTAACGACAAGGTGAAGACGGAGGTGCGCAAGCTGAAGGGCATTCCCGTGCTGGTGGGATTGCTAGACCACCCCAAGAAAGAGGTGCACTACGGTGCCTGTGGAGCCCTCAAGAACATCTCCTTCGGCAAGGACCAAGACAATAAGATTGCCATCAAGAACTGCGATGGGGTACCTGCTCTGGTGCGCCTGTTGCGGAAGGCCCATGACATGGACCTTACGGAGGTCATCACAG GAACACTGTGGAACCTGTCCTCGCACGACTCCATCAAGATGGCCATTGTGGATCATGCACTACATGCCCTGACTGATGAGGTTGTCATTCCCCGCTCGGGCTGGGAGCGGGAACCCAATGAGGACTCGAAACCCCGCCATATTGAGTGGGAGTCAGTGCTCACCAACACCGCTGGCTGCCTTAG GAACGTGAGCTCAGAGCGGAGCGAGGCCCGTCGGAAGCTGCGGGAATGTGATGGGCTGGTGGATGCCCTGATCTACATCGTCCAGTCTGAGATCGGCCAGAAGGACTCGGACAGCAAG CTGGTGGAGAACTGTGTGTGCCTGCTGAGAAACTTGTCCTACCAAGTCCACCGTGAGATCCCCCATGCCGAGCGCTACCAGGAGACACCTCTGGCCCCTGCCAACAGCACTGGGCCCCATGCTGCGAGCTGCTTTGGTGCCAAGAAGGGCAAAG ACGAATGGTTCTCCAGAG GTAAAAAGCTCCCAGAAGACCCTGGTGCCGATACAGTGGATTTTCCCAAAAGAACAACTCCAGCCAAAG GCTACGAGCTCCTCTTCCAGCCAGAAGTGGTCCGGATATACATCTCCCTTCTAAAGGAAAGCAAGACTCCAGCCATCCTAGAGGCTTCAGCAGGAGCCATTCAGAACCTGTGTGCTGGCAGTTGGACG TACGGCCGGTACATCCGCTCGGCACTGCGCCAGGAGAAGGGACTCTCTGCCATTGCTGACCTCCTGACCCACGACAGCGAGCGAGTGGTGAAAGCAGCATCTGGAGCCCTGCGCAACCTGGCTGTCGACTTGCGTAACAAAGAGCTGATAG gTAAACATGCCATCCCCAACCTCGTGAAGAACCTGCCTGGAGGCCAGCAGACCCCAGCCAAAAACCTCTCTGAGGACACAGTGGTGTCAATCCTCAACACCATCAATGAAGTAATTGTAGACAACCTTGAGGCAGCCAAGAAGCTGCGGGAAACACAGGGGATTGAGAAGTTGGTGCTGATCAACAAATCTGG GAACCGCTCAGAGAGAGAAGTCCGAGCAGCTGCCCTTGTCTTGCAGACAGTCTGGGGATATAAAGAGCTGCGGAAGCCCCTGGAGAAGGAAGGCTGGAAGAAGTCAGATTTCCAG GTGAACCTGAGCAATGCCTCTCGGACCCAGGGAGGCAACTCGTTTGATGACAGCACCTTGCCTCTCATCGACAGGAACCAAAAAACAG ACAAGAAATCCTCCCGGGAGGAGATCCAGATGAGCAACATGGGACCAG aCAACTATTCCACACTCAATGAGAGGGACCACAGCAGGACACTGGACAGATCTGGTGACCTCGGAGATATGGAGCCGGTGAAGGCAGCGCCGTTGATG CAGAAGATCTAG